The following proteins come from a genomic window of Nitrospiraceae bacterium:
- a CDS encoding penicillin-binding protein activator LpoB → MKGLAETHARQWGRCSLVFLIVLGAGGCGSETKVTRVDSGVVTDLSGRWNDTDSRMVAESLVKDALEYPWLNNFTSSKKRQPVVVVGTIVNDSHEHISVQTFVTDLERELTNSQKVTFVAGRGERDEVRTERKEQAMFAREDTQKAPGKEIGADYMMKGTISTILDEADGTKAVFYQVDLQMIDLESNAKVWYGQKKIKKVIEKKRAIF, encoded by the coding sequence ATGAAGGGACTTGCCGAAACACACGCAAGGCAATGGGGCCGCTGCTCTCTAGTGTTCCTCATCGTGCTGGGGGCCGGTGGATGCGGCAGCGAAACCAAAGTGACACGCGTGGATTCGGGTGTCGTGACGGACCTGAGTGGACGGTGGAACGATACGGACTCCCGCATGGTTGCCGAGTCCCTGGTCAAGGATGCATTGGAGTACCCCTGGCTCAATAATTTTACCAGCTCCAAGAAGCGCCAGCCCGTCGTCGTCGTCGGAACCATTGTGAACGACAGCCATGAACACATCAGTGTTCAGACCTTCGTGACCGATCTCGAGCGTGAGCTGACGAATTCGCAGAAAGTTACGTTCGTAGCTGGAAGGGGAGAACGAGACGAAGTCCGTACTGAACGCAAAGAGCAGGCGATGTTTGCGCGGGAGGACACACAAAAGGCTCCGGGAAAGGAAATCGGCGCCGACTATATGATGAAGGGCACGATCTCGACGATCCTTGACGAAGCGGATGGCACCAAGGCCGTGTTCTATCAAGTCGATCTGCAGATGATTGATCTCGAGAGCAATGCCAAGGTTTGGTACGGTCAGAAAAAGATCAAGAAAGTCATCGAGAAGAAACGCGCGATTTTTTAG
- a CDS encoding LPP20 family lipoprotein yields the protein MKTSQQMFMKLAGGGLVVALLLGLTACGGPPKWVKQGSGALNEKDGKYFYGVGAVAGVKNEPLAWDTAENRARAEIAKSFETYTGYLMRDYAASTTAGDFTKNTEEQNIERAIKTVTFTTLSGVRPIDRYKDEKTGTYYVLAKLDLENVKNTLDQSKELNAQVRDFVRKNADRAFERLEKEEDKRANR from the coding sequence ATGAAGACGTCACAGCAGATGTTCATGAAACTGGCTGGCGGGGGATTGGTGGTTGCCTTGTTGCTCGGCCTTACAGCCTGCGGCGGTCCTCCCAAATGGGTCAAGCAGGGCTCAGGGGCGCTCAATGAAAAAGACGGCAAGTACTTCTATGGAGTCGGAGCGGTCGCTGGTGTGAAGAATGAGCCATTGGCGTGGGATACAGCTGAAAACCGAGCCCGCGCAGAGATTGCCAAGAGCTTCGAAACCTATACCGGATATCTGATGCGAGATTATGCCGCCTCGACGACGGCTGGGGATTTTACCAAGAATACGGAAGAACAGAATATCGAACGTGCCATCAAGACGGTGACCTTCACGACGCTCAGCGGTGTTCGGCCTATCGATCGGTATAAAGATGAGAAGACGGGAACGTACTATGTTCTGGCCAAGCTCGATCTGGAAAATGTGAAAAATACTCTTGATCAATCAAAAGAGTTGAACGCCCAAGTCCGAGATTTTGTGCGAAAAAATGCCGATCGTGCTTTTGAGCGGCTGGAGAAAGAAGAAGACAAACGTGCCAATCGGTAA
- a CDS encoding LPP20 family lipoprotein: MIKEWLRAPWRISMGFVVLISAGCSWFGGQGKPDWIDGVSRAYPAEQYLLGVGQSDNRAAAEDQAYAAVSRIFKAEVSAQAKDWESYMVIEQRGQSSEQRRVALDNLTRVSTDKVLENVQILDRWVDNQKRLHYALAGMQRAQSEAAIMERIRDLDRTIQEEVDHAHQTADKLVKVKGLRRAAKNLVLRETYNADLRVIRPSGQGTAASYRVNELTSELEQFLATNLVLALSVTGDQVEPVQQALTEGLIREGLRVTSRPFDAANSISATSSEPSPELLIRGLVRVWPIDVRDPQFKYVRWCSDFEVIDLADQRVVGALSKGGKEGHLTEREATARVIRVMQQDMSTDVAKAIAAHVYGETELPAQANPPAGCPREGQLSKPAAATH; encoded by the coding sequence ATGATAAAGGAATGGTTGCGGGCACCTTGGCGTATCAGTATGGGATTTGTAGTACTGATCTCCGCTGGTTGTTCGTGGTTTGGAGGGCAAGGCAAGCCCGACTGGATCGATGGTGTCAGCCGAGCCTATCCGGCGGAGCAGTATCTCCTCGGTGTCGGTCAGTCCGACAATCGAGCGGCGGCGGAGGATCAGGCCTACGCCGCAGTCTCGCGTATATTCAAGGCAGAAGTCAGTGCGCAGGCGAAGGACTGGGAATCGTATATGGTGATCGAGCAGCGAGGGCAGAGTAGCGAGCAACGCCGGGTGGCACTTGATAATTTGACTCGTGTGTCGACCGATAAGGTGTTGGAGAATGTTCAAATCTTAGACCGATGGGTGGACAATCAGAAGCGGTTGCACTATGCCTTGGCCGGTATGCAACGCGCGCAGTCCGAAGCAGCCATCATGGAGCGAATCAGAGACTTGGATCGTACCATTCAGGAAGAAGTCGATCATGCGCACCAGACGGCGGACAAGCTCGTCAAAGTCAAGGGGCTACGCCGGGCTGCCAAGAATCTCGTCCTGCGAGAAACCTATAATGCAGATCTCCGAGTCATTCGCCCGAGCGGGCAGGGAACGGCGGCGTCCTATCGAGTCAATGAGCTCACGAGCGAGCTGGAACAATTTCTCGCGACGAATCTGGTACTGGCTTTATCCGTCACCGGAGATCAGGTCGAGCCGGTGCAGCAAGCCCTCACCGAAGGGTTGATTCGAGAAGGCCTTCGTGTGACGAGCCGTCCGTTCGACGCCGCCAATTCGATCAGCGCCACTTCATCGGAACCGTCGCCTGAATTGCTGATTCGGGGTCTTGTCCGTGTGTGGCCGATCGATGTGCGGGATCCTCAATTCAAGTACGTGCGGTGGTGCAGTGATTTCGAAGTCATCGATTTGGCGGATCAGCGGGTGGTCGGAGCCCTCTCGAAAGGGGGGAAGGAAGGTCATCTCACAGAACGGGAAGCGACAGCAAGAGTGATTCGCGTGATGCAGCAAGACATGTCGACGGATGTGGCGAAGGCGATCGCGGCACATGTGTACGGAGAGACAGAACTGCCGGCTCAGGCAAATCCGCCTGCAGGATGTCCTCGAGAGGGACAGCTATCCAAACCGGCCGCAGCAACACATTAA